A window of the Thermus thermophilus HB8 genome harbors these coding sequences:
- a CDS encoding acyl-CoA thioesterase: protein MRETRMVYPVFPGETNHYGTLFGGTVLAWMDQAAFVAATRHARKKVVTVHADAVDFKRPVPLGAIVELVARLKEVGRTSMRVEVEMWVEPVKEGEEAYLAARGGFVLVAVDERGRPSPVPPLEGGEAHAPHGP from the coding sequence ATGCGGGAAACGCGGATGGTCTACCCCGTCTTCCCCGGGGAGACCAACCACTACGGAACCCTGTTTGGCGGAACGGTTCTGGCCTGGATGGACCAGGCGGCCTTTGTGGCCGCCACGCGCCACGCGCGCAAGAAGGTGGTAACGGTACACGCGGACGCGGTGGACTTCAAGCGCCCCGTCCCCCTGGGGGCCATCGTGGAGCTGGTGGCCCGGCTTAAGGAGGTGGGGCGCACCTCCATGCGGGTGGAGGTGGAGATGTGGGTGGAGCCGGTGAAGGAAGGCGAGGAGGCCTACCTGGCTGCCCGGGGCGGGTTTGTCCTGGTGGCGGTGGACGAAAGGGGGAGGCCAAGCCCGGTGCCTCCCCTGGAAGGAGGTGAGGCCCATGCCCCTCACGGCCCCTAG
- a CDS encoding HEAT repeat domain-containing protein yields MKRTGVALAFLVALLGLGSAVKAQTAELLQQLEAARTPTEALPLLERLGRALSEGELFGEEVRIARLTVRFWQDPAAPPEVVERLQHIYGMIAPALAVMDPPLAETLFVRVPLTWATSDDAIRRKQGLAVLILSWELFFGYEQQEILLQALPSVLAQAATWPEEAFEAILSFLADRVTLSSEAHLPDSLPEAFVERLRRHQGNYAWRLPDILALDTTETGTDRLIAWAQSPPPLPPSLAAYRQRWREAFLAKLDGRRLTLEQKRRVVALLSDPGLRDAVFRLVRTWRHRGEPLPPPPPESLPLLEEWAVREHCEEAVRLLAAAGQEGLTRLFRVAMEDLRDRDAPIREPRPCEWDRWSALFAHAEAIADRIGAAYREGPTPRLLRLLARAGRWEVVLEALSSPEAALRREAAFLLALAVAPEEDALARTGDAGQGQALVASWQKRPELHPRAREALRQALRDEDPNVQREALRALLFLGDETAWPVLLAALRVENENRFQTFLSGFRPALTDSLARALAEVARGDPSEALRRRAVVLLGRAEPGPWQAAVEPVLQQLLRDPDQEVRRAAAEYFAAVPAREVATTAALLEATRDAHMYVRHAAAIALGLARGWTPELVDRLEVRLREGDPDANVVRALEDAYPHALRRAPGAVDRLLAIVLERKGPARWRKALAEGPQADAAVAWELLKRLEARPLKDWAPVPPGFGPGLLQRMVEFFVRAEEDPPPLGIIGHLVPREMLDPFLIRRALEDPEASLGHRLWLIQQALEIPEDLREGVWQLLMQALREEEGGEMTLALLGRWGFDGVRRLVEELWGEPETLRHVARHLRQQEELGKLQMAAGNVGGPRLPEPTAEDLPWVEATLARLAPGARDPRLEPLVDLLGLWNLGNDSALRKAAFRYRIPQLLLRHLADPHECRAVAEVVGSLFGRGVTPRCR; encoded by the coding sequence ATGAAGCGCACGGGGGTTGCGCTGGCGTTCCTGGTGGCGCTGCTCGGCCTCGGCAGCGCCGTTAAGGCACAGACAGCAGAGCTCCTCCAGCAGCTGGAAGCGGCCCGGACGCCCACCGAGGCCCTCCCTCTGCTGGAACGGCTTGGGCGGGCGCTGAGCGAGGGGGAACTGTTCGGCGAAGAGGTGCGCATTGCCCGCCTGACCGTGCGCTTCTGGCAGGACCCGGCGGCACCTCCGGAGGTGGTGGAACGCCTGCAGCACATCTACGGCATGATCGCGCCAGCCCTGGCGGTCATGGATCCCCCGCTGGCCGAGACGCTGTTCGTGCGGGTGCCGCTGACGTGGGCGACGTCGGACGACGCAATACGCCGAAAGCAGGGGCTGGCGGTGCTCATCCTGAGCTGGGAGCTCTTCTTTGGCTACGAGCAGCAGGAAATTCTGCTGCAGGCCCTTCCCTCGGTCCTCGCCCAGGCCGCCACCTGGCCCGAGGAGGCTTTTGAAGCCATCCTGTCCTTCCTGGCCGATCGGGTAACGCTTTCCTCCGAAGCGCACCTGCCGGACAGCCTGCCAGAGGCCTTCGTGGAGCGCCTGCGCCGCCATCAGGGCAACTATGCCTGGCGACTCCCCGATATCCTGGCCCTGGATACCACGGAAACGGGCACGGACCGGCTCATCGCGTGGGCCCAGAGTCCGCCCCCTTTGCCGCCGTCGCTGGCTGCATACCGCCAACGTTGGCGCGAGGCCTTTCTGGCGAAGTTGGATGGTCGCCGATTGACCCTGGAGCAGAAGCGGCGGGTGGTGGCGCTGCTATCTGACCCTGGGCTCCGGGACGCCGTGTTCCGCCTGGTGCGCACCTGGCGGCACCGGGGTGAGCCGTTGCCTCCTCCGCCGCCGGAGAGCCTGCCACTGCTGGAGGAGTGGGCCGTCCGGGAACACTGCGAGGAAGCCGTGCGCCTGCTGGCGGCGGCCGGTCAAGAGGGGCTGACGCGGCTCTTCCGGGTGGCGATGGAGGACCTCCGGGACCGGGACGCCCCTATCCGAGAGCCTCGCCCCTGCGAGTGGGACCGCTGGAGCGCCCTCTTCGCGCACGCCGAAGCCATCGCAGACCGGATCGGGGCCGCCTACCGGGAAGGGCCAACGCCCCGGCTTCTGCGCCTGCTGGCCCGCGCGGGACGCTGGGAGGTCGTCCTCGAGGCCCTGTCCTCTCCCGAGGCCGCCCTGCGGCGGGAGGCGGCCTTTCTTCTGGCCCTGGCGGTGGCGCCGGAAGAGGATGCGCTGGCGCGAACAGGGGATGCCGGGCAGGGGCAGGCGCTGGTGGCGTCGTGGCAAAAGCGGCCGGAGCTGCACCCGCGCGCGCGGGAAGCGCTACGCCAGGCGCTCCGCGACGAAGACCCGAACGTGCAGCGGGAGGCCCTCCGGGCGCTCCTCTTTCTGGGCGACGAGACCGCCTGGCCGGTGCTTCTTGCGGCGCTTCGGGTGGAAAACGAGAACCGGTTTCAGACCTTCCTCAGCGGGTTCCGACCGGCGCTTACGGACTCCCTGGCGCGTGCGCTGGCCGAGGTGGCCAGGGGGGATCCCAGCGAGGCGTTGCGCCGCCGCGCCGTCGTCCTGCTTGGCCGCGCGGAGCCCGGACCTTGGCAGGCCGCGGTGGAGCCCGTGCTGCAGCAGCTTCTCCGGGACCCCGACCAGGAGGTGCGCCGCGCCGCGGCGGAATACTTCGCGGCCGTCCCCGCCCGGGAGGTCGCCACCACGGCTGCCCTCCTCGAGGCCACGCGCGATGCCCACATGTACGTCCGGCATGCTGCGGCCATAGCCCTGGGGCTGGCCCGTGGCTGGACGCCGGAGCTGGTGGACCGCCTGGAGGTGCGGCTACGCGAAGGTGATCCGGACGCAAATGTCGTGCGGGCGCTTGAAGACGCGTATCCGCATGCCCTCCGCCGGGCGCCCGGCGCCGTGGACCGCCTGCTGGCGATCGTCCTGGAGCGGAAAGGACCGGCGCGCTGGCGGAAGGCCCTGGCCGAAGGGCCGCAGGCCGATGCGGCCGTGGCTTGGGAACTCCTGAAGCGGCTGGAGGCGAGGCCGCTCAAAGACTGGGCCCCCGTGCCGCCGGGGTTCGGCCCCGGGCTCCTGCAGCGCATGGTGGAATTCTTCGTCCGCGCGGAGGAGGACCCGCCGCCGCTGGGGATCATCGGGCACCTTGTCCCCCGGGAAATGCTTGATCCCTTTTTGATTCGCCGGGCGCTGGAAGATCCGGAGGCGTCACTGGGGCACCGGCTGTGGCTCATCCAGCAGGCGCTGGAGATTCCGGAGGATCTTCGAGAGGGTGTCTGGCAGCTGCTCATGCAGGCGCTTCGCGAGGAAGAAGGCGGCGAAATGACGCTGGCGCTGCTCGGAAGGTGGGGATTTGACGGCGTGCGGCGGCTCGTTGAAGAGCTCTGGGGTGAGCCCGAGACGCTCCGGCACGTCGCGCGACACCTGCGGCAACAAGAAGAACTCGGAAAGCTCCAGATGGCCGCCGGAAATGTGGGCGGTCCGCGTCTGCCCGAGCCCACTGCCGAGGATCTGCCCTGGGTTGAGGCTACCCTGGCGCGCCTGGCGCCCGGCGCCCGCGACCCACGCCTGGAGCCGCTTGTGGATCTGCTGGGCCTCTGGAACCTGGGCAACGATTCTGCCTTAAGGAAGGCCGCGTTTCGGTACCGCATTCCGCAGCTCCTGCTCCGCCATCTGGCTGATCCCCACGAATGCCGCGCTGTGGCCGAGGTTGTGGGGAGTCTGTTCGGCCGGGGCGTCACACCCCGCTGTCGTTGA
- a CDS encoding FdhF/YdeP family oxidoreductase — MAWLNPFWSSPKAYVRPPKRGLAPELWASRIPFTHLENFYEVFRALWENRDNLPYAWRILKDGVCDGCALGTSGLEDWTLHGVHLCNVRLRLLRLNTLPPLDPKVLEDVEALKGRKSRELRRLGRLPYPMLRRKGERGFRRVSWDEAMGLATEYLRRHLPEGAFFYLTSRGVPNETYYVVQKAVRALGCNHVDNAARICHSPSTVVLKEALGVAATTCSYTDLIGTDLVVFLGSNVANNQPVMMKYLYHAKKAGTKVAVVNPYREPGMERYFVPSDLESALFGTRIADRFFQILPGGDIAFLHGAAKWMLEEGWVDPGFIRAHTAGFEAYKALLEAIPFAELEKAAGVSREEMRAFAEMVGRAERAVFVWGMGITQHTHGEDNVRAIVNLALLKGFVGREGCGLMPIRGHSGVQGGAEMGAYATAFPGGLPVNPENARRLAELWGFPVPDRPGLTTPEALDRALEGRLGVLWAIGGDFREVMPDPEAVEEALRRVPLRVHQDIVLSSQMLLEPGECVLLLPATTRYEVPGGVTETSTERRVIFSPEIPGPRPPEARPEWEVFQELVHRLRPELKDRFRFASTAEIREEIARVIPLYEGIQRFKAKGDQFQYGGRRLCEGWRFPTPDGKAHFRPVPLPQKEVPEGAFRVVTRRGKQFNSIVHEDQDPLTGAFRDAVYMNPKDAARLGLKPGDPVVLENAFGRYAGRVYLAEVKEGTLEVHWPEGNVLVDPKARSPLAHIPAYKEILAHLRRGEAEAPSPLRP; from the coding sequence ATGGCCTGGTTGAACCCGTTTTGGAGCTCGCCCAAGGCGTACGTGCGCCCCCCAAAGCGAGGCCTTGCCCCGGAGCTTTGGGCGAGCCGCATCCCCTTCACCCACCTGGAGAACTTCTACGAGGTCTTTCGGGCCCTTTGGGAGAACCGGGACAACCTTCCCTACGCCTGGCGGATCCTTAAGGACGGGGTCTGCGACGGCTGCGCCCTCGGGACCTCGGGCCTCGAGGACTGGACCCTCCACGGGGTCCACCTCTGCAACGTGCGCCTGCGCCTCCTCCGCCTGAACACCCTGCCCCCTCTGGACCCCAAGGTGCTGGAGGACGTGGAGGCCTTGAAGGGGAGGAAGAGCCGGGAGCTCCGGCGCCTCGGCCGCCTCCCCTACCCCATGCTCCGGCGGAAGGGGGAAAGGGGCTTCCGGCGCGTCTCCTGGGACGAGGCCATGGGGCTTGCCACGGAGTACCTCAGGCGCCACCTCCCCGAGGGGGCCTTCTTCTACCTCACGAGCCGGGGCGTGCCCAACGAGACCTACTACGTGGTGCAGAAGGCGGTGCGGGCCCTGGGGTGCAACCACGTGGACAACGCCGCCCGCATCTGCCACTCCCCCTCCACCGTGGTCCTCAAGGAGGCCCTTGGGGTGGCGGCCACCACCTGCAGCTACACCGACCTCATCGGCACCGACCTCGTGGTCTTCCTGGGCTCCAACGTGGCCAACAACCAACCGGTGATGATGAAGTACCTCTACCACGCCAAAAAGGCGGGGACCAAGGTGGCGGTGGTGAACCCCTACCGGGAGCCCGGGATGGAGCGCTACTTCGTCCCCTCGGACCTGGAAAGCGCCCTCTTCGGCACGAGGATCGCCGACCGCTTCTTCCAAATCCTCCCCGGCGGGGACATCGCCTTCCTCCACGGGGCGGCCAAGTGGATGCTGGAGGAGGGCTGGGTAGACCCCGGGTTCATCCGGGCCCACACCGCGGGCTTTGAGGCGTACAAGGCCCTCCTCGAGGCCATCCCCTTCGCCGAGCTGGAGAAGGCGGCGGGCGTCTCCCGCGAGGAGATGCGGGCCTTCGCCGAGATGGTGGGCCGGGCCGAGCGGGCCGTCTTCGTCTGGGGCATGGGGATCACCCAGCACACCCACGGGGAGGACAACGTGCGGGCCATCGTCAACCTCGCCCTCCTCAAGGGCTTCGTGGGGCGGGAGGGGTGCGGCCTCATGCCCATCCGCGGCCACTCCGGGGTCCAAGGGGGGGCGGAGATGGGGGCCTACGCCACCGCCTTCCCGGGGGGGCTTCCCGTGAACCCGGAGAACGCCCGGAGGCTCGCCGAGCTCTGGGGCTTTCCCGTCCCGGACCGCCCCGGCCTCACCACCCCGGAGGCCCTGGACCGGGCCCTCGAGGGGAGGCTCGGGGTCCTTTGGGCCATCGGAGGGGACTTCCGCGAGGTCATGCCCGACCCCGAGGCCGTGGAGGAGGCCTTGCGGCGCGTTCCCCTCAGGGTCCACCAGGACATCGTCCTCTCCAGCCAGATGCTCCTGGAGCCCGGGGAGTGTGTCCTCCTCCTCCCCGCCACCACCCGCTACGAGGTCCCGGGCGGGGTCACGGAGACCAGCACGGAAAGGCGCGTGATCTTCAGCCCCGAGATCCCCGGCCCGAGGCCCCCGGAGGCCCGGCCCGAGTGGGAGGTCTTCCAGGAGCTCGTCCACCGCCTGCGCCCCGAGCTCAAGGACCGCTTCCGCTTCGCCTCCACCGCGGAGATTCGCGAGGAGATCGCCCGGGTCATCCCCCTTTACGAGGGGATCCAGCGCTTCAAGGCCAAGGGGGACCAGTTCCAGTACGGGGGGAGGCGCCTCTGCGAGGGCTGGCGCTTCCCCACCCCCGACGGGAAGGCCCACTTCCGCCCCGTGCCCCTGCCCCAAAAGGAGGTCCCCGAGGGGGCCTTCCGCGTGGTCACCCGCCGGGGGAAGCAGTTCAACTCCATCGTCCATGAGGACCAGGACCCTCTCACCGGGGCCTTCCGGGACGCGGTCTACATGAACCCCAAGGACGCCGCCCGCCTGGGCCTGAAGCCTGGGGACCCGGTGGTGCTGGAAAACGCCTTCGGCCGCTACGCCGGCCGGGTCTACCTGGCGGAGGTCAAAGAGGGCACCCTGGAGGTCCACTGGCCCGAGGGGAACGTCCTGGTGGACCCCAAGGCCCGCTCCCCCCTGGCCCACATCCCGGCCTACAAGGAGATCCTCGCCCACCTGCGGCGGGGGGAGGCGGAGGCCCCTTCCCCGCTCCGGCCATGA
- the fdhD gene encoding formate dehydrogenase accessory sulfurtransferase FdhD, whose product MKGKARVRVARLEGGRWREVRDEVAAEAPLEIRLRYRDEVASLGVVLRTPGQDAELAAGLLYTEGLLQDPKEVLAIAPCADGSLPPEAREGVIQVFLRHPLPPPPRRHLALTAACGACGREALPDPGRLGLSPPPPLAVDPDLLLALPERLGEAQRLFRATGGLHAAALFDREGRLVALREDVGRHNALDKLIGWAFLQGKLPLHDHILLVSGRAGYELLVKAVAAGIPVFCAVSAPTSLAVALAQAYGLTLVGFLRPGRMNVYAGRERVGPPRGLPNPCG is encoded by the coding sequence ATGAAGGGGAAGGCCAGGGTCCGGGTGGCCCGCCTCGAGGGGGGCCGGTGGCGGGAAGTCCGGGACGAGGTGGCCGCGGAGGCCCCCCTGGAGATCCGGCTGCGCTACCGGGACGAGGTGGCCTCCCTGGGGGTGGTCCTCCGCACCCCGGGGCAGGACGCGGAGCTCGCCGCGGGCCTCCTCTACACCGAGGGCCTCCTCCAAGACCCCAAGGAGGTCCTCGCCATCGCCCCCTGCGCAGACGGAAGCCTCCCCCCCGAGGCGCGGGAAGGGGTCATCCAGGTCTTCCTGCGCCACCCCCTCCCGCCCCCGCCCAGGCGCCACCTCGCCCTCACCGCCGCCTGCGGAGCCTGCGGCCGGGAGGCCCTCCCCGACCCGGGAAGGCTCGGCCTCTCCCCTCCCCCGCCCCTGGCGGTGGACCCCGACCTCCTCCTCGCCCTGCCCGAGCGCCTGGGGGAGGCCCAGCGCCTCTTCCGCGCCACCGGGGGCCTCCACGCCGCCGCCCTCTTTGACCGGGAGGGGCGGCTCGTCGCCTTGCGGGAGGACGTGGGCCGGCACAACGCCCTGGACAAGCTCATCGGCTGGGCCTTCCTTCAGGGGAAGCTCCCCCTCCACGACCACATCCTCCTGGTGAGCGGCCGGGCCGGGTACGAGCTTTTGGTGAAGGCGGTGGCGGCGGGCATCCCCGTCTTCTGCGCCGTCTCCGCCCCCACGAGCCTGGCCGTGGCCCTGGCCCAGGCCTACGGCCTCACCCTGGTGGGCTTCCTGCGCCCGGGGCGGATGAACGTCTACGCCGGGCGGGAGCGGGTGGGCCCGCCTCGAGGGCTCCCCAACCCTTGCGGATGA
- a CDS encoding transposase — protein sequence MSPRSPRRKAKRLRTRRRHTWRRFPPLYLMDTTGLAYRSKDRLLRFRRGKEVRRVRGHARLLALMRWDRERRLLWPWGGVVGEGYAPDPRLGGEVLRRFPPSRGWLLADAGFDGKEVWGVLGEAGVRPVIRLRGGGEAREEARVRAREGWDPEVYRFRGVVEGVFGGMKTRLGGGYLWERKPWTAMARALLELIAYGLRVLLSLLPPPPGYKAIY from the coding sequence ATCTCGCCCCGGAGTCCTCGCCGGAAGGCGAAGCGGCTTCGGACGAGGCGCCGGCACACCTGGCGGCGCTTTCCCCCCCTCTACCTCATGGACACCACGGGGCTGGCCTACCGGAGCAAGGACCGGCTTCTCCGCTTTCGTCGGGGGAAGGAGGTGCGGCGGGTGCGGGGGCACGCGCGGCTTCTGGCCCTGATGCGGTGGGATAGGGAGAGGCGGCTCTTGTGGCCCTGGGGTGGAGTGGTGGGGGAGGGCTACGCCCCGGACCCCCGGCTTGGGGGGGAGGTGCTGAGGCGGTTTCCTCCTTCCCGGGGGTGGCTTTTGGCGGACGCGGGGTTTGACGGGAAGGAGGTGTGGGGGGTTTTGGGGGAGGCGGGGGTGCGGCCGGTGATCCGGCTTCGGGGCGGGGGCGAGGCCAGGGAGGAGGCGCGGGTGCGGGCGCGGGAGGGGTGGGACCCCGAGGTGTACCGGTTTCGCGGGGTGGTGGAGGGGGTGTTTGGGGGGATGAAGACGCGGCTGGGTGGGGGGTACCTTTGGGAGCGGAAGCCTTGGACGGCCATGGCGCGGGCGCTTTTGGAGCTCATCGCCTACGGCCTTAGGGTTCTTCTCTCCCTTCTCCCGCCCCCTCCGGGGTACAAGGCAATTTACTAG
- a CDS encoding ribonucleotide-diphosphate reductase subunit beta — MPLTAPRLAYRPYEYPELLRFRDAIRHSYWVHTEFSFQSDLQDHALADEKERSLVERALLAIAQVELAVKLFWARVYDRFPKPEIAEVGLTFAESEVRHANAYAHLLELLGLEEAFGQALEGASALRDRAQALGEALRRAQGKDLREYALALFLFSAFTEHVSLFSQFYVLMALNRRGNRYKGISNAIEATSKEENVHGLFGVELLRLLRTEHPEALGEGFQEEALRLAQGLFRAEEALLDWLFSAGEPALVGHRETLEFLKGRYNQVLALHGLPPVFSVDEKALRDTEWFTLELLADKEVDFFNKRSVAYARRVQSFDPEELF; from the coding sequence ATGCCCCTCACGGCCCCTAGGCTCGCCTACCGCCCCTACGAGTACCCCGAGCTCCTCCGCTTCCGGGACGCCATCCGGCACAGCTACTGGGTGCACACGGAGTTCAGCTTCCAGTCTGACCTACAGGACCACGCCCTGGCCGACGAGAAGGAGCGCTCCCTGGTGGAGCGCGCCCTCCTCGCCATCGCCCAGGTGGAGCTCGCCGTCAAGCTCTTCTGGGCCCGGGTCTACGACCGCTTTCCCAAGCCCGAGATCGCCGAGGTGGGCCTCACCTTCGCCGAGAGCGAGGTGCGGCACGCCAACGCCTACGCCCACCTCCTGGAGCTTTTGGGCCTGGAGGAAGCCTTTGGACAGGCCCTGGAGGGGGCGAGCGCCCTCCGGGACCGGGCCCAGGCCCTGGGGGAGGCCCTTCGGCGCGCCCAGGGGAAGGACCTGCGGGAATACGCCCTCGCCCTTTTCCTCTTCTCCGCCTTCACGGAACACGTCTCCCTCTTCTCCCAGTTCTACGTCCTCATGGCCCTAAACCGCCGCGGCAACCGCTATAAGGGGATCTCCAACGCCATCGAGGCCACCAGCAAGGAGGAGAACGTCCACGGCCTCTTTGGGGTGGAGCTCCTCCGTCTCCTCAGGACGGAGCACCCCGAGGCCCTCGGCGAGGGGTTTCAGGAGGAGGCCTTGCGCCTCGCCCAGGGCCTTTTCCGGGCGGAGGAGGCCTTGCTGGACTGGCTCTTCTCCGCGGGGGAGCCTGCCCTGGTGGGCCACAGGGAGACCTTGGAGTTTCTCAAAGGGCGCTACAACCAGGTCCTCGCCCTCCACGGCCTGCCCCCGGTCTTCTCCGTGGACGAGAAGGCCTTGAGGGACACGGAGTGGTTCACCCTGGAGCTCCTTGCCGACAAGGAGGTGGACTTCTTCAACAAGCGGAGCGTGGCCTACGCGCGCAGGGTGCAAAGCTTTGACCCGGAGGAGCTTTTCTGA
- a CDS encoding PIN domain-containing protein translates to MPPSPVRLHRLFLDANVLFAACWQEGRAQALLELAPRAKVLLLTSPHALEEARRNLEAKRPEALECLQRIRERVQTVPEAPMALVRKALAEGLPLKDAPILAAAWKAGAEALVTGDRRHFGHLMGKRVRGLWVVSLAEALAGVMGLLEDKG, encoded by the coding sequence TTGCCGCCCTCGCCCGTTAGGCTCCACCGCCTCTTCCTGGACGCCAACGTCCTCTTCGCTGCTTGCTGGCAAGAGGGGAGAGCGCAGGCCCTTTTGGAGCTGGCGCCGAGGGCCAAGGTCCTCCTCCTCACCTCTCCCCACGCCCTGGAGGAGGCCCGGCGCAACCTGGAGGCCAAGCGGCCCGAGGCCCTGGAGTGCCTTCAGCGGATACGGGAACGGGTGCAGACGGTCCCCGAGGCCCCTATGGCGTTGGTGCGGAAAGCGCTGGCAGAAGGCCTACCCCTTAAGGATGCCCCGATCCTGGCGGCTGCCTGGAAGGCCGGCGCCGAGGCCCTGGTGACTGGGGACCGGCGCCACTTTGGGCACCTCATGGGGAAGAGGGTAAGGGGGCTCTGGGTGGTTTCGCTGGCGGAAGCCCTGGCGGGGGTGATGGGCCTCTTGGAGGACAAGGGTTAG
- a CDS encoding AbrB/MazE/SpoVT family DNA-binding domain-containing protein, giving the protein MELAKLSRKGQLSIPKRLLKALGVEGEAYFLVELAPEGGLLLRPAGVYPLEVYTEERLQELLAEDTLTEEERARLAALAR; this is encoded by the coding sequence ATGGAGCTGGCCAAACTCAGCCGCAAGGGCCAACTCTCCATCCCTAAGCGCCTCCTCAAGGCCTTGGGCGTGGAAGGGGAAGCCTACTTCCTGGTGGAACTCGCTCCCGAGGGAGGCCTTCTCTTGCGCCCCGCCGGGGTCTACCCCTTAGAGGTCTACACGGAAGAGCGCCTCCAGGAACTCCTGGCCGAGGACACCCTCACCGAGGAGGAGCGCGCCCGCCTTGCCGCCCTCGCCCGTTAG
- a CDS encoding LamB/YcsF family protein, whose amino-acid sequence MKVDLNADAGESYGAFAYGHDREIFPLVSSANLACGFHGGSPGRILEAVRLAKAHGVAVGAHPGFPDLVGFGRREMALSPEEVYADVLYQIGALSAFLKAEGLPLHHVKPHGALYLKACRDRETARAIALAVKAFDPGLPLVVLPGTVYEEEARKAGLRVVLEAFPERAYLRSGQLAPRSMPGSWITDPEEAARRALRMVLEGKVEALDGGEVAVRADTLCIHGDNPNAPEVARAVREALEQAGVEVRAF is encoded by the coding sequence GTGAAGGTAGATCTGAACGCCGACGCGGGCGAGTCCTACGGGGCCTTCGCTTACGGGCACGACCGGGAGATCTTCCCCCTGGTGAGCTCGGCGAACCTGGCCTGCGGCTTCCACGGGGGAAGCCCGGGCCGGATCCTGGAGGCGGTGCGCCTGGCCAAGGCCCACGGCGTAGCCGTGGGAGCGCACCCGGGCTTCCCCGACCTCGTGGGCTTCGGCCGAAGGGAGATGGCCCTAAGCCCCGAGGAGGTCTACGCCGACGTGCTCTACCAGATCGGGGCCCTCTCCGCCTTCCTCAAGGCGGAGGGCCTTCCTCTCCACCACGTCAAGCCCCACGGGGCGCTCTACCTCAAGGCCTGCCGCGACCGGGAGACGGCGAGGGCCATCGCCCTCGCGGTGAAGGCCTTTGACCCGGGGCTTCCCCTCGTGGTCCTTCCGGGGACGGTGTACGAGGAGGAGGCGCGGAAGGCGGGGCTCAGGGTGGTCCTCGAGGCCTTCCCCGAAAGGGCCTACCTGCGAAGCGGCCAGCTCGCCCCCCGCTCCATGCCGGGCTCCTGGATCACCGACCCCGAGGAGGCGGCCCGGAGGGCCTTGCGCATGGTGCTGGAGGGAAAGGTGGAGGCCCTGGACGGGGGAGAGGTGGCGGTGCGGGCCGACACGCTTTGCATCCACGGGGACAACCCCAACGCCCCCGAGGTGGCGAGGGCGGTGCGGGAGGCCCTGGAGCAGGCGGGGGTGGAGGTGAGGGCCTTCTAG
- a CDS encoding LamG domain-containing protein, whose translation MRYRLICWMLLGWFIAGYGYAQIRGGAETARFEPGDRILYQEDLSGTPIGSQVEGWEILQGSYEVAEFQDRRWFRPLAYNTHILRRMDFPQDFSVEFTTYLFEPGEAELRVFLHTEEDIKRGVGPDGYAQVYLKIFRTGNRDGFWFATWNATNRRWQVVVEDPRRLPPDTPHNVALQVRGGRLNLFIDGERVATTPFRPDAPLRAISFRFLSRKGHELPYKDRPALLDGIRIAGYSRPVGRATGGVFLYWMFPGGQENLPQLQAAQNQTISSSTALDALGGEPRTVEGTLVPVDLPANPFAPGEVRVRAEGQAWQAFVRRLRADLEAVRQAGGGLIIVGDGGDGRTERERRLLANQRAIAFAAWLARQGIGNPQNLLSIVADNGGYESIFFVVNNGGYRGIVSLRMQPRR comes from the coding sequence GTGCGGTACCGCCTTATCTGCTGGATGTTGCTCGGATGGTTTATTGCCGGGTACGGCTACGCCCAGATCCGTGGCGGCGCCGAAACAGCCCGGTTTGAACCCGGCGACAGGATCCTCTATCAGGAAGACCTTTCGGGCACGCCGATTGGCAGCCAGGTGGAAGGCTGGGAGATCCTGCAAGGTAGCTACGAGGTGGCGGAGTTTCAGGACCGGCGCTGGTTCCGCCCGCTCGCGTACAACACGCACATCCTCCGTCGGATGGATTTTCCGCAGGACTTCTCCGTGGAGTTCACCACGTACCTTTTTGAACCGGGCGAAGCGGAACTGCGGGTGTTCCTGCACACGGAGGAAGATATAAAGCGCGGGGTGGGTCCCGACGGCTACGCGCAGGTCTACCTGAAAATCTTCCGCACCGGAAATCGGGACGGTTTCTGGTTTGCCACCTGGAATGCCACCAACCGGCGCTGGCAGGTGGTGGTAGAAGACCCCAGACGCCTTCCGCCCGATACGCCCCACAACGTGGCCCTGCAGGTGCGAGGCGGGCGGTTGAACCTCTTCATCGACGGCGAGCGCGTGGCCACGACGCCCTTCCGTCCGGATGCGCCGCTCCGCGCCATCAGCTTCCGCTTCCTGAGCCGCAAGGGCCACGAACTGCCCTATAAGGACCGTCCGGCGCTCCTGGACGGCATCCGCATCGCTGGCTACAGCCGTCCCGTCGGGCGCGCCACCGGCGGCGTCTTCCTCTACTGGATGTTCCCCGGAGGGCAGGAAAACCTGCCCCAGCTCCAGGCGGCGCAGAACCAGACCATTAGTTCTAGTACGGCTCTGGATGCCCTCGGCGGTGAGCCCCGCACCGTGGAAGGTACGCTCGTGCCTGTTGACCTTCCCGCCAACCCCTTTGCCCCGGGTGAGGTGCGGGTGCGCGCCGAAGGGCAGGCGTGGCAGGCGTTTGTCCGGCGCCTGAGGGCGGACTTGGAAGCCGTGCGTCAGGCAGGCGGCGGACTGATCATCGTCGGCGATGGAGGCGATGGGCGTACGGAGCGTGAGCGGAGGCTTTTAGCCAACCAGCGGGCCATCGCCTTTGCCGCCTGGCTGGCCCGGCAGGGCATCGGCAACCCGCAGAACCTGCTGAGCATCGTGGCGGATAACGGCGGGTATGAAAGTATCTTCTTCGTTGTGAATAACGGCGGGTATCGGGGCATTGTGTCGCTCCGGATGCAGCCGAGGCGGTGA